ATCTTTAGAGATAAAGAAGGGCGGGAACTTTTTGTACGTCGTATGCCTACTTTTTTTGAAACATTTCCAGTCGTTTTGGTAGACGGCGACGGAATTGTTAGAGCGGATGTTCCTTTTAGAAGGGCAGAATCAAAGTATAGTGTTGAACAAGTAGGTGTAACTGTTGAATTCTACGGCGGTGAACTCAATGGAGTCAGTTATAGCGATCCTGCTACTGTGAAAAAATATGCTAGGCGCGCTCAATTGggtgaaatttttgaattagATCGTGCTACTTTGAAATCCGATGGTGTTTTTCGTAGCAGTCCAAGGGGTTGGTTTACTTTTGGACATGCTTCATTTGCTTTGCTCTTCTTTTTCGGACACATTTGGCATGGTGCTAGAACCTTGTTCAGAGATGTTTTTGCTGGTATTGACCCGGATTTGGATGCTCAAGTCGAATTTGGAGCATTCCAAAAAATTGGGGATCCAACTACAAGAAGACAGGCAGTCTGATACAACACTGCTTTGGTATCTTTTGCCTCGATTTTCTTTTTGGAATTTGTCATAAGGTACCCGAGAAATCTTGAccacttttttactttttctctttctttataCGGGAGAgaacccccccaaaaaaaaaaataaacaaacaggTATGGAAGCTATAATTGTAATTGTAAACCGCGATCGAATCTATGGAAGCACTGGTTTATACATTCCTCTTAGTCTCGACTCTAGGGATAATTTTTTTCGCTATCTTTTTTCGAGAACCTCCTAAAGTTCCAACTAAAaagataaaatgatttttcattATCTCAATTGAAATTGAAGTAATGAGCCTCCCAATATTGGGAGGCTCATTACTTCAACTAGTCCCCATGTTCCTCAAACGGATCTCTTAGTTGTTGAGAAGGTTGCCCAAAAGCGGTATATAAGGCGTACCCGGTAAAACTTACAAGTAAACCAGATATAAAGATGGCTACTAGGGTTGCTGTTTCcattattatttatataatttCAAGACCCCAATGGATCTATGATAAGATCGTTTATTTACAACGGAATGGTATACAAAGTCAACAGATCTCAATGAATACAATAGGATTTATGGCTACACAAACTGTTGATAACAGTTCTAGATCTGGTCCAAGACGAACTACTGTAGGGAGTTTATTAAAACCATTGAATTCAGAATATGGTAAAGTAGCTCCGGGGTGGGGAACAACCCCTTTGATGGGTGTCGCAATGGCTCTATTTGCGGTATTTCTATCTATTATTTTGGAGATTTATAATTCTTCCGTTTTATTGGATGGAATTTCAATGAATTAGAGCTATAAGAACTCCCAAGTTCTAGCTTTTgaatccaaaataaaatcaatcaTTTAGAGCTCGGATTTCGAGCCCATTCTATTTTGGGAGTTCGATCGcgaaatttctttgtttctgtATTTCCGGAATATGAGTGTGTGACTTGTTATAATTGATCCTATTGATATTACAGAGAATGGGTCTGTCATCTTGATAGAGATGGTTCTACTTCGTCGGATATTTATTTTAGTATCTGGAACACGGAATATACAGAATAGATTAAGAAATATTTGAACTATGATTCATACTTAATGTTCAGACCTCGTATCATATCCGGactcaaaaaattttcaattttcaaaaggaattcaattttataaatataaatcgAAAGGTTTTTCTTCTATTTCGATTTtgacaaaaagacaaaaatttcTTTGAGTTTTTAATCATTCTATCTATTCGTGGAATAAGTGATGGTCCAAGTATTCTTACTCAGGAAATCTTTGACTTAAGTTAgagttttttttattgaatCATCGCGTTTCTAGTATGAATCTGAGGTTTTAAAATCAATTCATAGGGTTCTTAACAAGAGAATTCCTATTAATAcaataaaaaaacaaataataaacattatatataaatagaaaaatgaaataGGAAAGGAGAGGATTCAAGAGGCCCGTAAGAAAGACGACTGAGCCAACTTGAGATTTGGGTATTATCGCCCCAAACAAAGAAGAGCTTTcgagtttttcttctttcataCCTTCAGAGAAGATTGAATCTTTGATTCAAAAAAAGTTTCAAACTTTCTATTACATATCCGTTGGAAATAGTATTGGGGTATTTTTGCTTGAGCTGTACGAGATGAAAGTCTCACATACGGTTCTCAGGGGGGGTTCCACCTATCTCAATAAAGTCTATGATTGGTTCGAAGAACGTCTCGAGATTCAAGCGATTGCAGATGATATAACTAGTAAATACGTTCCTCCCCACGTcaatatattttattgcttaggGGGAATTACGCTTACTTGTTTTTTAGTCCAAGTTGCTACGGGATTTGCTATGACTTTTTACTACCGTCCAACCGTTACTGAGGCTTTTGCTTCTGTTCAATACATAATGACTGAAGCTAACTTTGGTTGGTTAATACGGTCAGTTCATCGATGGTCAGCAAGTATGATGGTCCTAATGATGATTCTTCATGTATTTCGTGTGTATCTCACCGGTGGATTTAAAAAACCTCGCGAATTGACTTGGGTTACAGGTGTGGTTCTGGCTGTATTGACCGCATCTTTTGGTGTAACTGGTTATTCCTTACCTCGGGACCAAATCGGTTATTGGGCAGTAAAAATTGTAACAGGTGTACCTGAAGCTATTCCTGTAATAGGATCTCCTTTGGTAGAATTATTGCGCGGAAGTGCTAGTGTGGGACAATCCACCTTGACTCGTTTTTATAGTTTACACACTTTTGTATTGCCGCTTCTTACTGCCGTATTTATGTTAATGCACTTTCCAATGATACGTAAACAAGGTATTTCTGGCCCTTTATAGAGAAGATATATCatatatttttgtaataaataaatcatttatCATTTGGAGGAGGAATATATAGTATTTCATTGCTATAAGTATGGATTATTGAAAATAATAAGACATGTATTTGGATATCTCCCTTCAACTATTCCTGTCAAATAAATAAGACTGTGGGTCGAAGGGAATTCTCTGAAGAGAAAGTGGATTATGGGAGTGTGTGACTTGAACTGTTGATTAGTCTGTGTAGTTATAGGCCTGCCACATTGGAATTGGAATTCACAATCAAATGTGTCTTTGTTCCAACCACCGCGTAAGCCTTATACAGAGGGGAGGATAGGCTGGTTCGCTTGAAGAGAATTATTTCTATGATCAGATCCGAATCATGTTGTACATGAGCAGGCTCCGTAAGATCCAGTATAATAAGTGAAATagataaactaaaaaaaaaatatagtttaTCTATTTCACTTACTTAACTTAAGATTTAATAGTATGAAAATGCATTCATTTCCTCTGCATTGATATGACATAATACTATCGGAGTGAAACAGGGGGTCTAAAGGAGAACAGAGGTTAGACTATATTAGTAACAAGTAAACCTTTTGTGTGTATTTACAAATATTTGGGGAATAAATACCAATCGTAAGGTCTGAGACGACCCAGAAAGCACTtgatcatatcatgattaattTTGTAAGCCTACTTGGGTATTGAGTATTTACTTGTAAGAACTGAATTCTTTGGAATCGATATTTGCAACTTCGGAAAAAGAATTCAGTAAAATTTTTCTTACATTGAACCCTTTATATATGTGTGGATATAGGTAAACTTTAGCCGGTTTGGTTCTTTTGATTCTTGCTCGAGCCGGATGATGAAAAATTATCATGTCCGGTTCCTTCGGGGGATGGATCCATAAAAATTCACCTATCCCAATAACAAAAAAGCCTGACTTGAATGATCCTGTATTAAGAGCTAAATTGGCTAAAGGTATGGGTCATAATTATTATGGAGAGCCCGCATGGCCCAACGATCTGTTATATATTTTTCCAGTAGTAATTCTAGGTACTATTGCATGTAACGTAGGCTTAGCGGTTCTAGAACCATCAATGGTTGGTGAACCGGCAGATCCATTTGCAACTCCTTTGGAAATATTACCGGAATGGTATTTCTTTCCCGTATTTCAAATACTTCGTACAGTACCAAATAAATTGTTGGGTGTTCTTTTAATGGTTTCAGTACCTGCGGGATTATTAACAGTACCCTTTTTAGAGAATGTTAATAAATTTCAAAATCCATTTCGTCGTCCAGTAGCGACAACTGTCTTTTTGATTGGTACCGCAGTCGCCCTTTGGTTGGGTATTGGTGCAACATTACCTATTGATAAATCCCTAACTTTGGGtcttttttaattcaattgtGAAATATGTGTATCTAGGGAATAGTCGCTTCAAAGTGAATTCTCCCTAGATACACATATTCAATTCTGACTCTATATTCTAAAATAGAATATATGAATTTATTAACGATTCAAAACCTATTTtcatctaaaataaaaaaaagacgAAAGAAATTCAATAGATTTAAAACTTATTTTTTCGGTAAAAAAATTACCAACTGTTTTTCGAGAATGCCCAATATCTCTTTTACATCTTCTATGTGGAAATGTTCAATTTTCATAAGATCTTCTTGACTATTATTCAAAAGGTCCaataatgtatatatattgGACCTTTTGAGGCAATTGTAGATCCTTGGGGGCAATTCTGATTGGTCAATAAAAATCGATTTTAAtgctatttcttttttgttttttctgagTTTATCCAATTTATcatgaaagaaaaaaggagcTAAAGGAACCGTGTGTTGATTGTTCTCTAAATGTGAGTTTTGTTCTTCCATATGTAAAAATggaataaataaatcaatcaaattgcGGGAGGCTTGATGAAGTGCTTCTTTCGGAGTTAAACTTCCGTTTGTCCATATTTCGAGAAAAAGTATCTCTTGTTTTTCATTCCCATTCCCATAAGAATGAATACTATAATTCGCATTTCGAATAGGCATAAATACAGCATCTATAGGATAACTTCCATCTTGAAAGTTCTGTGGCGTTTTTATAAGATATCCTCGATTTCTCTCGATTTCTAATCTAATACACAAATTGATTGGTTCCATCAATCTAGCTATATGTTGTGTATTATCAACGATTTCTACATAAGGCGGTAAGACGATATCTTGAGCAGTTACATATCCAGGACCCCTGACACAAATAGATGCATCACAAGTTCCATATAGATTACTTCTGAATACAATTTCTTTCAAATTCATTAAGATTTCATGTACCGATTCTTGAATACCCGCTATGGTAGAATATTCATGTGCGACTTTCTCAGATTTTACACGTGTGATACATGTTCCTTCTATTTCTCCAAGCAAAGCTCGTCGCATTGCAATGCCTATTGTGTCGGCTTGACCTTTCATCAGTGGAGACAGAATAAAACGCCCATAATAAAGACGTTTACTGTCTGTTCTTAATTCAACACACTTCCACTCTAGTGTCCGAGTAGATACTGTTATTTTCTCTCGAACCATAGTAATAATATTTGATTAGATCATTGAATCATttatttctcttgtttttcttcaAAGTTCTTCAATAGACATTTCTACACACGTCTTTTTTTGGGAGGTCTACAGCCATTATGTGGCATAGGAGTTACATCTCGTACGAAAGTTAATACTATACCACTTCTACGAATAGCTCGAAGCGCTGCGTCTCTCCCGAGGCCGGGACCTTTTATCATGACTTCTGCTCGTTGCATACCTTGATCCACTACTGTACGAATAGCATTTGCTGCTGCGGTTTGAGCAGCAAATGGTGTCCCTCTTCTCGTACCTCTGAATCCACAAGTACCGGCGGAGGACCAAGAAACCACTCGACCCCGTACATCTGTAACAGTGACAATGGTATTATGAAAACTTGCTTGAACATGAATAACTCCCTTTGGTATTCTACGCGCACTCTTACGTGAACTAATACGTCCGTTCTTACGTGAACCAACTCTCGGTATAGCTTTTGCCATATTTTATCATCTCATAAATATGAGTCAGAGATATATGGATATATCCATTTCATGTTAAAAAAGATTCCTTATTTATGTATCACTTGCTTTAGCGAGTCTGATTATCCCTGTCTTTGTTTATGTCTCGGGTTGGAACAAATTACTATAATTCGCCCTCGCCTGCGGATTAGTCGACATTTGTCACAAATTTTACGAACAGAAGCTCTTATTTTCATATTTGTCATTCCTTATCTTAAATTTGAATCTACTTCTTGGTTGGAAGAAAATAAGTTTCTTTAGATTTTGCATCTTGAATCATATTCTCGCGAAAGGAATGTTCAAGttaaaaaatcacttaatcctTTGAATCCTTGTTGCGGAGTCGATAAATTATGCGTCCTCTGGTTGAATCATAACGACTTACTTCAATTTTGACTCTATCTCCTGGTAGTATCCGGATAAAACTGCGTCGGATCTTTCCTGAAACATAACCTAGAATCAGATCTTCATTATCTAAACGAACCCGGAACATGCCATTGGGAAGCGATTCGGTAATTAAACCTTCATGAGTCCATTTTTGTTCTTTCATTCCAGGTAAAGCCCCCTTGAAGTATCAACTAATGGAGGAGGAACAATATTAGACAACtcgttccttttctttttttttttacaattaaaaatagtaAGTTTCGAATCTAATTTGTATATTAAAAAGATTACCATATATAACACAAAATTTCTCCACCGATTCCTTCTAGTCGAGCCTCTCGGTCTGTCATTATTCCTCGAGAAGTAGAAAAAATTACAATCCCCATCCCACCTAAAATTCGAGGAATTCGTTGAGAGTTAGCATAAATTCGTAGACCGGGTCGACTGATCCgttttaaattaaaaatatttctaTGGGGCCCTTTCCTGTTCCTTCTATGTCGCAGCGTTAAAACCAAAAAATATTTGTTGTTTTCTCGATGTTTTCTCGCATTTTCGATAAAACCTTCTCGTAAAAGTATTTTAACGATATTTTCGGTAATATTAGTAGATGTTATTCGAACCACTCTTTTTTTATCCATATCAGCATTTCGTATAGAGGTTATTATCTCAGCAACAGTGTCCCTACCCATGATTAACTATAATTGTTAGTGACTCAAAATTTGATATAATCaacatgcttttctttttttttacttaatttgtttgtttatgagtaattaataaaggtatatacGTGAGATACAATCTATTTCTTAATCTATTTCTTTCAAATACCCCGCTTTAAACATATCACGATCTTATAATACCTCGGGAGCTAATGAGACTATTTTAGTAAAATTTAATTGTCTCAACTCCCGGGCGATCGCGCCAAAAATTCGAGTTCCTTTTGGATTTCCTTCTTGGTCAATAACAACTGCAGCGTTGTCATCATATCGTATTATCATACCATTGTCACGTTTGAGTTCTTTACAGGTACGCACAATTACAGCTCTGACGACTTCTGACCTTTCTAGGGGCATATTTGGTACTGCTTCTTTGATCACAGCAACAATAACATCACCAATATGAGCATATCGACGATTGCTAGCTCCTATGATTCGAATACACATCAATTCTCGAGCCCCGCTGTTATCTGCTACATTTAAATGGGTTTGAGGTTGAATCATATCATTTTGAAATCTGTTCTTTCAATGCAAAGGacgaagaaaaaaagaaatattctttgtctaaaataaaaaaattgcaattttccaAGACTCATTTCTATTGGTTCTACTTTATTTATCCTTTATCTCGAAATAATGAATTGAGTCCGTATAGGCATTTTTAATCGAATTTTTTATTCAACCTTATAGAattaaaaact
The genomic region above belongs to Coffea arabica cultivar ET-39 chromosome 7c, Coffea Arabica ET-39 HiFi, whole genome shotgun sequence and contains:
- the LOC140010319 gene encoding DNA-directed RNA polymerase subunit alpha, which gives rise to MVREKITVSTRTLEWKCVELRTDSKRLYYGRFILSPLMKGQADTIGIAMRRALLGEIEGTCITRVKSEKVAHEYSTIAGIQESVHEILMNLKEIVFRSNLYGTCDASICVRGPGYVTAQDIVLPPYVEIVDNTQHIARLMEPINLCIRLEIERNRGYLIKTPQNFQDGSYPIDAVFMPIRNANYSIHSYGNGNEKQEILFLEIWTNGSLTPKEALHQASRNLIDLFIPFLHMEEQNSHLENNQHTVPLAPFFFHDKLDKLRKNKKEIALKSIFIDQSELPPRIYNCLKRSNIYTLLDLLNNSQEDLMKIEHFHIEDVKEILGILEKQLVIFLPKK